The Vicia villosa cultivar HV-30 ecotype Madison, WI linkage group LG1, Vvil1.0, whole genome shotgun sequence genome includes a region encoding these proteins:
- the LOC131594189 gene encoding uncharacterized mitochondrial protein AtMg00810-like has product MEEEFEIRLTGELNYFFGLKIKQLNEGTFMCQTRYFPELLKRFGISDAKSIDTPMPTKGNLDKDIYGKDVDVKKYRDMIGSLLYLIAYRPDIMFGVYMCVRYQSPHKESHL; this is encoded by the coding sequence ATGGAAGAGGAATTTGAGATAAGGTTAACGGGGGAGTTGAACTACTTTTTCGGACTTAAAATCAAGCAACTCAATGAGGGAACATTCATGTGCCAAACAAGGTATTTCCCCGAATTGCTAAAACGATTCGGTATTAGTGATGCAAAATCAATTGATACACCAATGCCAACAAAGGGAAATTTGGACAAAGATATATATGGTAAGGATGTTGATGTCAAGAAATATAGAGATATGATTGGTTCTCTTTTATATCTTATTGCATATAGGCCGGACATAATGTTTGGTGTTTATATGTGCGTTCGATATCAATCACCTCATAAGGAATCACATCTATAA